TTTGGTGGAGTTACTAAAGATGAAATTGCACATGCGCTAAAGGATCAAAAAGGCATAGAGCTTGATAAAAAAAGCTTAGAATGTGATACTATAAAAGAGCTTGGTGTGCATGAAATTTCAGCAAAATTAGGCCATGCAATTCATGCTGTATTTAAGCTAGAAGTTAAAGGAGAATAATGTTTCACGCAACTACAATTTTAGCTTATAAAGGCAAAAATAAGTCTGTAATTGGCGGAGATGGACAAGTAAGTTTTGGAAACACTGTTTTAAAAAATAATGCGGTTAAAATTAGAAAATTAAATAATGGAAAAGTGTTAGCAGGCTTTGCAGGAAGCACTGCTGATGCTTTTAATCTTTTTGATATGTTTGAAAAACTACTTTCTAGTTCTAAGGGTGATTTGCTAAAAGCTGCAATAGATTTTTCAAAAGAATGGCGTAAGGATAAATACTTAAGAAAACTTGAAGCAATGATGCTAGTATTAGATAGAAATCATATATTTTTACTTTCAGGAACTGGAGATGTGGTTGAGCCTGAAGATGGCGCTATAGCAGCTATTGGTAGTGGTGGCAATTATGCACTTTCTGCTGCAAGAGCTTTAGCTAAGCATTCAAATTTAGATGAGGAGGAATTAGTCAAAGAAAGTTTGCAAATAGCTGGTGAAATTTGTATTTATACCAATACAAATATTAAAACTTATGTAATTGAGGATGATAAATGAATTTAACTCCAAAAGAGATTGTGAAATTTTTAGATGATTATGTAATTGGACAAAAAAATGCCAAAAAAATCATAGCAATTGCTTTAAGAAATCGTTATAGAAGAATGCAACTTAGTCCTGAACTTCAAGATGATATCATGCCAAAAAATATTTTAATGATAGGATCAACTGGGGTTGGTAAAACAGAGATTGCAAGACGCCTTGCTAAGATGATGGGGCTTCCTTTTGTAAAAGTTGAAGCAAGTAAATATACTGAAGTTGGTTTTGTTGGGCGTGATGTAGAAAGCATGGTTAGAGATTTAGCTAATGCTGCTTTAAATTTAGTAAAAAATGAAGAAAAAGAAAAAAACAAAGAAAAAATTAATGAATTTATAGAAAATAAGATTTTAGAAAAACTTTTACCGCCTTTACCAAAGGGTGTTAGTGAAGAAAAACAAGAAGAGTATCAAAAATCTTTAGAAAAAATGCGCATGAAATTAAAAGCTGGTGATTTAGATGATAGCACAATAGAAGTTGAAATTTCACAAAGCGTATTTGATACTAATCCAAATTTACCACCTGAAATGGGTGCTATGCAAGATATAGTAAAAGTTATTGGTGTGGGTAATAAAAAAGTTAAAAAAGAAATGAAAGTAAAAGATGCAAGAATAGCTCTAGCTCAAGAAGCAAGTGAGAAAATTCTTGATATGGAAAGTATTAAAGGCGAGGCTTTAAGAAGAGCAGAAAATGAAGGGATTATTTTTATCGATGAGATAGATAAAGTAGCAGTTTCAAGCTCCAATTCAAACCGCCAAGATCCAAGCAAAGAAGGGGTGCAAAGAGATTTGCTTCCTATAGTTGAAGGTAGTACTATACAAACTAAATTTGGACCTTTAAAGACTGATCATATTTTATTTATCGCTGCAGGTGCTTTTCATCTAAGTAAGCCAAGTGATTTAATCCCTGAGCTTCAAGGGCGCTTTCCTTTAAGAGTTGAGCTTGATTCATTAGATGAGGATGCTTTATATGCTATTTTAACAAGACCTAAAAATTCATTACTAACACAATACATTGAGCTTTTAAAAACTGAAAATGTAGAGCTTGTTTTTGAAGATGAAGCTATTAGAGAAATAGCAAAAATAGCAAGCAAGGCTAATGAAGAAATGCAAGATATTGGCGCAAGACGTTTGCATACAGTAGTGGAAAAACTTTTAGAAGATATTAGTTTTGAAGCAGATGAATACGCAGGTAAGGTATATAAAATAGATGATTTTAAAGTGCAAGTTAAGCTTGGAGATATCATAGAGAATAAAGATTTAGCTAGGTATATCTTGTGAAAAGTGGCTTTATAAGCATAGTGGGTAGAACTAATGCAGGAAAAAGTTCTATCCTAAATTCTTTATTAGAAGAAAAAGTTGCTATGGTTTCTCATAAGCAAAATGCTACAAGAAGAAAGATTAATGCGATTATAATGCATGAAAATCATCAGCTTATTTTTATAGATACACCAGGTTTGCATGTAAGTTCTAAGGTTATGAATCAGCTTATGATTGATTTGGCGATTAAAAGCATTGCTGATTGTGATGTGATTTTATTTGTAGTTAGTATTTATGATGATATTAAAGATTATGAAAATTTTTTAAATTTAAACCCTAAAGTACCACATATTGTGTTAATTAATAAGGTTGATTTAGTAAAAAAAGAAGTTTTGCTTAAAAAATTAAACGAGTATTCTCAGTTTAGCTCACATTTTAGTGCTATTATGCCCTATTCTGCTAAGAAAAAATTTTATAAAAACATTCTTTTAGATGAAATGGTTAAGTATTTGCCTGAGCACCCGTATTATTTTGATCCTGAGTTTATTACTACAACAAATGAAAAGGATATTTATAGAGATTTTATCTTAGAAGCCATATATGAAAATTTAAGTGATGAAATTCCTTATAGTACTGAAGTAAAAATAGAAAAAATCAAAGAACTAGAGCAGATTTATTATATCAATGCCACTATCATTACAGATAGTAATTCTCACAAAGGAATGATATTGGGTAAAGATGGTGCTACAATTAAGCGTATAGGTAAAGAAGCTAGAGTGAAAATAGAAAAATTAGCACAAAAAAAGGTAATGTTAAAATTGTTCGTTCAACTTGAGAAAAATTGGCACAAAAACGAGCAAAACCTTAAGAAAATACTTTATGATGAGTAAGAAAATTATTCTAAAAGATTTTCTTGCTTATGAAAAGCTTTTATATATTAAATTTGCAAATCCTATTAGCGAAGATGAAATTTTAAAAAAGAGTTTTGAAGAGCTTGGTCTTAAAGATGATTTTTCTTATAAGTTAAAATATTTTCAAGATAATTCTTTTACATATGTATTCTTGTGCAAGTATGAAGATATTTTAGATATCGATTATGTGATCCCAGAACCCCTACTTTTTGAAGCGTATTTTAAGAATAATACAAATAATGAAAATCTTGCATTATTGTTTAAGGAAAAATACATAGTTTTAGTGGAATATTTAGGATGTGAATTTCAAAATTGTAAAGTTATGCCATTAAACATCTATGATAAAATATATGAAGAAAAATTAAAAAATACTTATAAGCACATTATAAGCATAGATGATACTCAAAATCTTAGCAGTTTTGATAAATTTAATAGTAATATTTTTTATCAAAAATTGTTAAAAAATTGTGATCAAGTCAAGATTAATTTTACCAACAAAGAAAAAATAAATCATTTAAAATCTTTTAGTTTTAAGATTTTATTGGCTTTTGTTTGTGGAGTTTTACTAGCTTTAGCTTATCCTTTGTATTTATATATACAAAAATCATTTTATGAAAATGAGAGAACAAAATATGAAAATTTAATAAAAAAGCAAGATGGTATTTTAGAACAGGTAAAAATAAATCAAAAGCAAAATCAAGGGTTTAAAAAACTACAAGAAGAAAATGAGTTAAAGGTTGATTTGTTGCAAAAATTTTATACAAATACGCTTTGTTATAAAGATTTTTATGATTTTTTAAGAGTTTTAAATTCTCATCAATCTTATATAGAGGCTTTACATGTTAAAAATAATGATTTTATTATAGAGCTTAAAAATGACTATGAATTTTATGAAGATTTTAAAAAACATCATTTTGTATTAAAAAATAAAGAAGTTAATAATGGAAAAATCACTCTTGTTTTTGAAAAATCTTTATAAAAATTTAGAAAATATCTTTGCTAGATTATCTGAGCGTGAATTTATATTATCTTTGATAGTTGTTTTTGTTTTTGGTTTTTTCATAGTTTATATGGGTGTTTTTGGCTATTTTGAAAAACAAATGAAGTTGTCAAAAGATGAACTATATAATTTACAAACAAAATATGAGCAAAAACAAGAAGTGATTTCTGATTTAAAAGAAGATGAAAATATATCTTATAATGAACAGTTGTTTTTTAATATAAACAGAGATTATCAAAGCATTTTAAAGGATATAGAAAAGAATCTTAATGGAGCTCAATCTTTGCAAATTCAAAGTTACAAAAGTCAAGATGAATATTTTGCTTATTATGAATTAAGATTAAGTTTTGTTGGTGATTTTATTTTTTTAACGCAGTTTTTGCAAAAACTAGATCCTTATATAAAAGTTAAAAATTTGGAACTTATAAAATATGAAAATAAATTAAAAATTACACTAAATCTTGTTTTTGCTCTGGTATAAAAATAATTTTTTTGGTAGAATTTGTCTAAACATGGCAAGCGATCGCTTCTTTTTGAAGAGGAAAGTCCGAGCTGCAATAAGACAAAGATTCCATCTAATGGATGGCTAGGGCAACCTAAGGGAAAGTGCAACAGAAAGAAAACTACCATATTTTATATGGAAAAGGTGAAACGGTAGAGTAAGAGCCTACCAGTAGCTTTGGTAACAAAGCTAGCTATGTAAACCCAATCTGCAGCAAGAAGGGGTGGTTTTTGTCTTATAATATAACCCTTCGCTTGAACTTGTTTGTAAAAACAAGTCTAGATAAATGATCGTTCTTGACAGAACTCGGCTTATAGCCATGTTTTACTTTATATAAGCAGAAGCTTTTTTGAGTTTTTGTAAATTAACAGCTATGTCATCTTGCTTTTTTTTCATAAAAGCTATCGCTTCATTAGTCAGTGCTAAAGCCTCATTGGGACAATCTTTATAATCAGGTTTTTCCATAAGTTTAACTATTTTTTCTACATCTTCAGTATAAACAGCTAGTTTAAACTCATCAATCCAATTTTTTTCACTCATTTTTGGTGTACTTCTCTCCAAGCTTCCAATAAGCCTTTTACTACATTT
This genomic stretch from Campylobacter lari subsp. concheus harbors:
- the hslV gene encoding ATP-dependent protease subunit HslV, which gives rise to MFHATTILAYKGKNKSVIGGDGQVSFGNTVLKNNAVKIRKLNNGKVLAGFAGSTADAFNLFDMFEKLLSSSKGDLLKAAIDFSKEWRKDKYLRKLEAMMLVLDRNHIFLLSGTGDVVEPEDGAIAAIGSGGNYALSAARALAKHSNLDEEELVKESLQIAGEICIYTNTNIKTYVIEDDK
- the era gene encoding GTPase Era; the encoded protein is MKSGFISIVGRTNAGKSSILNSLLEEKVAMVSHKQNATRRKINAIIMHENHQLIFIDTPGLHVSSKVMNQLMIDLAIKSIADCDVILFVVSIYDDIKDYENFLNLNPKVPHIVLINKVDLVKKEVLLKKLNEYSQFSSHFSAIMPYSAKKKFYKNILLDEMVKYLPEHPYYFDPEFITTTNEKDIYRDFILEAIYENLSDEIPYSTEVKIEKIKELEQIYYINATIITDSNSHKGMILGKDGATIKRIGKEARVKIEKLAQKKVMLKLFVQLEKNWHKNEQNLKKILYDE
- the hslU gene encoding ATP-dependent protease ATPase subunit HslU, with product MNLTPKEIVKFLDDYVIGQKNAKKIIAIALRNRYRRMQLSPELQDDIMPKNILMIGSTGVGKTEIARRLAKMMGLPFVKVEASKYTEVGFVGRDVESMVRDLANAALNLVKNEEKEKNKEKINEFIENKILEKLLPPLPKGVSEEKQEEYQKSLEKMRMKLKAGDLDDSTIEVEISQSVFDTNPNLPPEMGAMQDIVKVIGVGNKKVKKEMKVKDARIALAQEASEKILDMESIKGEALRRAENEGIIFIDEIDKVAVSSSNSNRQDPSKEGVQRDLLPIVEGSTIQTKFGPLKTDHILFIAAGAFHLSKPSDLIPELQGRFPLRVELDSLDEDALYAILTRPKNSLLTQYIELLKTENVELVFEDEAIREIAKIASKANEEMQDIGARRLHTVVEKLLEDISFEADEYAGKVYKIDDFKVQVKLGDIIENKDLARYIL